CCATCTATATGATGTCTGATTCCGGTGCCCGGGGTTCAAAGGACCAGATGAAACAGCTTGCGGGTATGCGCGGATTGATGAACAAACCGCAGAAATCCATGACCGGTGGAGTGGGGGAAATTATTGAAACACCTATTACGTCAAACTTTAAGGAAGGATTGACGGTTCTTGAATACTTTATTTCTACCCACGGTGCCCGTAAAGGTCTTTCGGATACGGCATTAAAAACAGCTGATGCCGGATATTTAACACGCCGCCTGGTGGATGTGGCCCAGGATGTGGTCATCAGTGAAGAAGATTGTGGCAGCATCAACGGTATTGAAGTCGTTCCCATTAAAGACGGCGATCGGGTGATCGAACCCCTGTCCGAAAGAATTCTGGGACGTGTGGCTTTGGATGATATTATTGATCCGGTAAATGATAAACTCCTTGTGAAGGCCGGAGAACTGATCGACGAAGTCAAAGCACGGGCAGTGGATGAGAGCAATGTGGAATCCGTGATGATCCGTTCCGTGCTGACCTGTGAAGCCAAGAAGGGGGTATGTGCCAAATGCTATGGCCGCAATCTCGCTACCAATACCCTGGTCAACCAGGGAGAAGCTGTAGGTATCGTTGCAGCTCAGTCTATTGGTGAACCCGGAACACAGCTGACCCTGAGAACCTTCCATATCGGTGGTACGGCCAGCCATGTGATTGAAGAATCACACCAGCCTGCCAGGTATGAAGGTCAGGTCTCCTATTCTGAAAACCTGCATGTTTCTGAAAATGAGTTTGTGGATGAAACCACAAAACAGAAATACAGGGTTGTCCTGGTCCGGAACGGCAAGATGAGTATCATTGATAACAATAACCGTGAACTCATTTCATATACGGTTCCCCAGGGTGCGAAAATCTATGTCAACGATGGTCAACAGGTTGAAAAATCCACGATCCTCTATGACTGGGATGTGTATAACGATCATATCGTATCACGTTATAATGGGTATGTGAAACTCATCGATCTGGTACCCGGTGTGACCTATGATGAAGTTTCGGATACCTCCGGTTTTAAAGAGTGGCAGATTGTTGCCTCAAAGGACCGTGACAAAACAGCCCGGATTCTCATTGTTGATGAGGAAGGAAATCCCATCGGAAAGGCAATCAACCTGCCTGAATCATCCTCACTTCTGGTAAAAGACGGCCAGAAGGTTCTTCAGGGTGAGACGATGGCGAAACGCTCGAAAGAGACGGCCCGGAGCAACGATATTACCGGCGGTCTTCCCAGAGTTTCCGAACTTTTTGAAGCACGGAACCCCTCCAATGAAGCCATTGTGAGTGAGGTGAACGGCTATGTCCAGTTTGACCGCCTTTCCAAGGGTATTCAAACAGTCCGCGTCCGGAATGATCTGGGAGAACTGTACACATACAAAATTCCGCCGGGAAAACATATTCTGGTCCACGACGGCGATTATATTCACGCAGGAAATCCCATCTGTGACGGGGCGATCCCGCCAAAGAAAATCCTGAAGATTAATGGTGTTTATGAAGTCCAAAAATACCTGGTGAACGAAATTCAGCACGTATACCGTCTGCAGGGTGTACGAATCAATGACAAACATATAGAAGTGATTGTCCGTCAGATGCTGCAGAAGGTGGAAATCAGTGATCCCGGTGATACGGATTTTCTGAAGGGAGACCGGATATCTAAACAGGTGGTGTTGGAAGAAAATGAAAAAATCATGAACATGGTACGCATCACTGATTCCGGTGACACCGCCCTGAAGACTAACAGCCTGTATCCCCAGGATATTGTGGAAGAAGACAATGTGCGCCACAAATCCGCCGGAAAGAAACCTGCAGAGTTTAAACCTGCTATTCCGGCAACATTTGAACCACTACTCCTGGGTATTACCCGTGCATCATTGAATACGGAAAGCTGGATCTCTGCCGCTTCATTCCAGGAAACAACCCGGGTACTGACAGATGCCGCGGTGGCTGGAAAAGTGGATTATCTGAAGGGCTTGAAAGAAAACATTATCATGGGCCGGTTGATTCCTGCCGGGACAGGACAGTCCCGTTACGAAAATCTGAAAGTCCGTGAGCCGGAATTTACGGAAGTGGATGATCTGGAGTTCTTTGCAGATGCTCAGGTCTATGATGATGAAGACCTGCTTATAGAATAAATCCCATTGCTTATAAAAAGCAGGGATATTACATTATCAGGCTTGACAAAAATTGGAGAAAGTATGCCAACGATCAATCAATTGGTGAAAAAGGGCAGGAAAAAGGTTATCAAAAAAAATAAGGTCCCCGCTCTTCAGGGAAATCCCCAGAAGCGCGGTGTGTGTACCCGTGTTTATACAACCACGCCCAAGAAACCGAACTCAGCATTACGCAAAGTGGCCCGTGTCCGTTTGACGACGGGTATTGAAGTTACGGCCTATATTCCCGGCGAGGGACACAATCTTCAGGAACACTCACTGGTGTTGATTGAAGGAGGTCGTGTAAAGGATTTACCGGGTGTTCGCTACCATATTGTGAGGGGGACTTTGGATACGGCCGGAGTATCGGACCGGAAAAATAGCCGTTCACGCTATGGTGCCAAGAAGCCGAAATAAGGAACGATTTCAATGTCAAGACGAAACAAACCGCAAAAAAGAGAGATTCTCCCCGATCCTAAGTACCATTCAGCGACGGTTGCCAAGTTTATCAACAACCTGATGGAACGGGGAAAGAAGGGTGTAGCCGAGTCTATTTTATACGACGCACTGGATATATTGGATGAAAAAACAAAGGGCAAGGGACTGGAAACATTCCAGAAGGCGCTGGATAATGTGGCACCGGTTTTGGAAGTTAAATCCAAACGGATCGGTGGTGCAACCTATCAGGTGCCTGTTGAAGTCCGCCATAATCGCCGCTACGCCCTGGCAATGCGCTGGATTATTAAATTTTCCGGTGCCCGGTCCGGGGATAGCATGGCGACGAAACTTGCCGCCGAACTCCTTGCCGCATCCCAGGGTGAGGGCAGCTCCGTGAAAAAACGGGAAGATACCCACAAAATGGCGGAAGCTAACCGGGCTTTTGCCCACTTTCGGTAAAGCGTAAAGGAACCCATGGGTAAAGCAGACCTGAAAAAGCTCAGAAATATCGGTATTATGGCTCACATCGATGCGGGTAAAACCACAACGACGGAGCGCATTATTTATTATACCGGCCGGTCTCACAAATTGGGCGAAGTCCACGAAGGGACTGCCACAATGGACTGGATGGAGCAGGAAAAGGAACGAGGCATTACCATTACATCTGCCGCGACACGTTGTTCCTGGCAGGGACATGATATTAATATCATCGATACGCCGGGACACGTGGATTTTACTGCTGAAGTGGAACGCTCCCTCCGGGTTCTGGATGGGGCGATTGCCATCTTTTGTGGCGTCGGCGGGGTGGAACCCCAGTCTGAAACGGTCTGGCGCCAGGCAGATAAATATAAAGTCCCCCGCATAGCCTTCATTAATAAAATGGACCGGACAGGTGCCGATTTCTATTATGTTATCGATATGATCCGGAAACGCCTGGGAGCTAATCCTCTGCCGGTTTTTCTGCCCATCGGCTCCGGTGAAATGTTTACGGGTATTGTGGATCTGATCCACATGCGGTCTATTCTGTACAATGAGTCCACGCTCGGGGCCGAATTTGAGTACGGTGAAATCCCCAAGGATATGTTTGACCGGGTGGAAGAGTATCGCCATCACCTCATTGAAGAGGTGGCCGCTTACAATGATGAGCTCCTTGAAAAATATCTGGAAGGCGAAACACTGAGTACGGAAGAAATTAAATCGGCAATCCGTGAAGGGACGATCAAAGGCGATATTACTCCCGTGATTGTGGGATCTGCTTTTAAAAACAAGGGAGTGCAGGTCCTTTTGAATTCTGTCGTCGACTATTTGCCTTCTCCCTTGGATGTTCCGCCGATTAAGGGAATCCATCCGAAAACCGAAAAGGAAATTATACGGACTCCCGATACGGATGCTCCTTTTTCTGCTCTTGCTTTTAAAATCATGACGGATCCCTATGTAGGGAAACTGACGTATGTCCGCATTTATTCCGGGAAAATTGCTACAGGCGAATATGCCCTGAATCCCCTGAGCGGAAAACGGGAACGCTTTGGCAGAATTCTCCGGATGCATGCCAACAAACGGGAAGATGTGAACCAGGCCACCGCAGGGGATATCGTAGCCGTTGTCGGGCTGAAAGATACCCGGACAGGTCATACCCTTTGTGATAAGGATAAACCCGTGATCCTGGAAGAAATGGTTTTCCCGGACCCTGTGATTAATGTTTCCATCGAACCGGCAAGCAAAGCGGATCAGGATGCGTTGTTTAAAGGACTTTTAAAACTGGCTGATGAAGATCCCACCTTTCAGATTCAATCCGATGAAGAAACGGGACAGACCATTGTTTGGGGCATGGGTGAACTTCACCTTGAGATTATTGTAGACCGACTGAAACGTGAATTTAAAGTCAATGCCCAGGTGGGCAGACCTCAGGTGGCCTATAAAGAGACCATTACCAAAACCGTGGAAGTGGATAAGAAATTTGTCCGCCAGACAGGTGGTAAAGGTCAATATGGACATGTGGTGATTACTATGTCCCCCAATGAAAAAGGAAAAGGCTACGAGTTTGTAAATAAAATTGTCGGCGGGGTGATTCCCAAAGAGTATATCCCGTCTGTCGATAAAGGTATCCGGGGAGCATTGCAAAATGGCATTCTTGCAGGATATCCTCTGGAAGATATCAAAGTTGAATTGACTTATGGTTCTTACCACGAGGTGGATTCATCGGAAATGGCTTTCAAAGTTGCGGGTTCCATGGCCGCACAGGAAGCCGCCAAAAAAGCGGGTCCCATTATTCTGGAACCCATGATGGCGGTGGAAATCATTGTGCCGGATGAATATTTAGGGGATGTAATGGGTGACCTGACATCCCGGCGCGGTCAGATCAAAGGAATGACACCGCGAAACGACGCTCAGGTCCTGTCAGGCTATGTACCCCTGGCGGAAATGTTTGGTTACGCAACTGACTTGAGGTCTATCACCCAGGGACGGGCGGTTTTTACTATGCAGTTTG
This DNA window, taken from Candidatus Neomarinimicrobiota bacterium, encodes the following:
- the rpoC gene encoding DNA-directed RNA polymerase subunit beta'; this translates as MKFNASQDTKKDFSKIRLRLSSPESILSKSRGEILKPETINYRSYKPEKDGLFCEKIFGPVKDWECHCGKYKRIRYKGIVCDRCGVEVTRKKVRRERMGHITLAVPVAHIWYLKSIPSKLANVLGMSAKNIEQVIYYESYIVIQPGKAVIETENGKTRPVEPMELIDEDTYLDLLYKYGEEAEEKIPEEELFIAKTGAEALYDILVDLDVPKLIQTLKSDLKKSTSVSDQTDIVKRLKILKAFESEGDEPPVNRPEYMILKVLPVIPPELRPLVPLEGGRFAASDLNDLYRRVIIRNNRLKQLIDIKAPDVILRNEKRMLQEAVDSLFDNSRRRTAVRSGTRRPLKSLSDMLNGKEGRFRQNLLGKRVDYSGRSVIVVGPELKIHECGLPKLMATELFKPHLVHELLVRGKATTPKTAKSMVERRSPEVMELLEYVVKDHPVLLNRAPTLHRLGIQAFQPVLVDGKAIRVHPLVCAAFNADFDGDQMAVHVPLSFEAQIECRMLMLASNNILHPAHGNPISVPSQDMVLGTYYITRAKSNQPGEGMVFSSYDEALLAFDNKRVTLHAKVKLLKDGKLIDTTVGRIQFNAIIPEGMPYFNELITKKRLEYIIAEANRRVGLHETVRFLDKLKDLGFELATMSGVSIGLSDVLIPDDKFKIINKTQTQVDTINQKRNKGVLTENERYNKVIDAWSRTTDLVQASMNRILQNDREGFNPIYMMSDSGARGSKDQMKQLAGMRGLMNKPQKSMTGGVGEIIETPITSNFKEGLTVLEYFISTHGARKGLSDTALKTADAGYLTRRLVDVAQDVVISEEDCGSINGIEVVPIKDGDRVIEPLSERILGRVALDDIIDPVNDKLLVKAGELIDEVKARAVDESNVESVMIRSVLTCEAKKGVCAKCYGRNLATNTLVNQGEAVGIVAAQSIGEPGTQLTLRTFHIGGTASHVIEESHQPARYEGQVSYSENLHVSENEFVDETTKQKYRVVLVRNGKMSIIDNNNRELISYTVPQGAKIYVNDGQQVEKSTILYDWDVYNDHIVSRYNGYVKLIDLVPGVTYDEVSDTSGFKEWQIVASKDRDKTARILIVDEEGNPIGKAINLPESSSLLVKDGQKVLQGETMAKRSKETARSNDITGGLPRVSELFEARNPSNEAIVSEVNGYVQFDRLSKGIQTVRVRNDLGELYTYKIPPGKHILVHDGDYIHAGNPICDGAIPPKKILKINGVYEVQKYLVNEIQHVYRLQGVRINDKHIEVIVRQMLQKVEISDPGDTDFLKGDRISKQVVLEENEKIMNMVRITDSGDTALKTNSLYPQDIVEEDNVRHKSAGKKPAEFKPAIPATFEPLLLGITRASLNTESWISAASFQETTRVLTDAAVAGKVDYLKGLKENIIMGRLIPAGTGQSRYENLKVREPEFTEVDDLEFFADAQVYDDEDLLIE
- a CDS encoding 30S ribosomal protein S12, with the protein product MPTINQLVKKGRKKVIKKNKVPALQGNPQKRGVCTRVYTTTPKKPNSALRKVARVRLTTGIEVTAYIPGEGHNLQEHSLVLIEGGRVKDLPGVRYHIVRGTLDTAGVSDRKNSRSRYGAKKPK
- the rpsG gene encoding 30S ribosomal protein S7, whose translation is MSRRNKPQKREILPDPKYHSATVAKFINNLMERGKKGVAESILYDALDILDEKTKGKGLETFQKALDNVAPVLEVKSKRIGGATYQVPVEVRHNRRYALAMRWIIKFSGARSGDSMATKLAAELLAASQGEGSSVKKREDTHKMAEANRAFAHFR
- the fusA gene encoding elongation factor G, yielding MGKADLKKLRNIGIMAHIDAGKTTTTERIIYYTGRSHKLGEVHEGTATMDWMEQEKERGITITSAATRCSWQGHDINIIDTPGHVDFTAEVERSLRVLDGAIAIFCGVGGVEPQSETVWRQADKYKVPRIAFINKMDRTGADFYYVIDMIRKRLGANPLPVFLPIGSGEMFTGIVDLIHMRSILYNESTLGAEFEYGEIPKDMFDRVEEYRHHLIEEVAAYNDELLEKYLEGETLSTEEIKSAIREGTIKGDITPVIVGSAFKNKGVQVLLNSVVDYLPSPLDVPPIKGIHPKTEKEIIRTPDTDAPFSALAFKIMTDPYVGKLTYVRIYSGKIATGEYALNPLSGKRERFGRILRMHANKREDVNQATAGDIVAVVGLKDTRTGHTLCDKDKPVILEEMVFPDPVINVSIEPASKADQDALFKGLLKLADEDPTFQIQSDEETGQTIVWGMGELHLEIIVDRLKREFKVNAQVGRPQVAYKETITKTVEVDKKFVRQTGGKGQYGHVVITMSPNEKGKGYEFVNKIVGGVIPKEYIPSVDKGIRGALQNGILAGYPLEDIKVELTYGSYHEVDSSEMAFKVAGSMAAQEAAKKAGPIILEPMMAVEIIVPDEYLGDVMGDLTSRRGQIKGMTPRNDAQVLSGYVPLAEMFGYATDLRSITQGRAVFTMQFDHYDPVPASVQEKILERIHGKI